From the Gaiellales bacterium genome, one window contains:
- a CDS encoding cytochrome b/b6 domain-containing protein gives MALIRRFSRTERAAHWLIAATFAVMLLSGGQVPHRWSWTTAWFDVHVGAAALLIAGLVALVVSADGPALRATASELRRLDRDDRAWLSPTRLLARRPAPPVGRFNAGQKLNARLSLLGILGLYGTGAYLITFGNTAFGLLHGPFAFLTSVLIAGHIFMAVVNPSTRHALRGMTLGTVDRTWAEHHFPRWVEDHDAGGRSAATARRTRGGT, from the coding sequence ATGGCGTTGATCCGTCGGTTCTCGAGGACTGAGCGCGCGGCCCATTGGCTGATCGCTGCGACGTTCGCCGTCATGCTCCTCAGCGGTGGTCAGGTGCCGCACCGCTGGTCATGGACGACGGCCTGGTTCGACGTTCACGTCGGTGCTGCCGCTCTGCTCATCGCCGGGCTGGTTGCGCTCGTTGTATCCGCCGACGGCCCGGCGCTCCGGGCCACCGCCTCGGAGCTTCGCCGCCTCGACCGCGACGACCGCGCCTGGCTCTCCCCAACGCGCCTGCTGGCCCGCCGGCCGGCTCCGCCGGTGGGACGGTTCAACGCCGGCCAGAAGCTGAACGCGCGGCTATCGCTGCTTGGCATCCTGGGCCTGTACGGAACGGGTGCCTACCTGATCACGTTCGGGAACACTGCTTTCGGCCTCCTCCACGGCCCGTTCGCCTTCCTCACGTCGGTCCTCATCGCCGGGCACATCTTCATGGCCGTGGTCAACCCATCCACGCGGCACGCGCTGCGCGGCATGACGCTCGGGACGGTGGACCGTACCTGGGCCGAACATCACTTTCCCCGCTGGGTCGAGGATCATGACGCGGGCGGCCGATCGGCGGCTACGGCTCGACGGACACGGGGCGGGACGTAG
- a CDS encoding ferredoxin — protein MNTPVHLIIDRDTCIGYGECVSVDSDAVALDQGGCAYALVDRLAGDRAKAICDACPTGAIRMTAATGSAA, from the coding sequence ATGAACACCCCCGTCCATCTCATCATCGACCGCGACACCTGCATCGGCTACGGCGAGTGCGTATCCGTCGATTCCGACGCCGTCGCACTCGACCAGGGAGGGTGCGCCTATGCGCTGGTCGATCGCCTCGCGGGCGACCGGGCCAAGGCAATCTGCGACGCCTGCCCAACAGGGGCGATCAGGATGACGGCGGCCACCGGATCGGCCGCGTAG
- a CDS encoding FAD-dependent oxidoreductase, with protein MTRREHVVVVGNGVAGFACARGLHDAGVDVTLVGPGLPYDRPPLSKRALTDGGASPLATIDGLRALGIRHVDGLASDPATARRRVTVHTAEGASLDIAYDHLVWATGLRSARPPIPGIEHAHGNSHPADLEQLIPRLSTPRRRVVVIGAGLIGTETAATLAQAHRVTLVDVDARPLGRLHPRISSAASAALHRRGVRFLGSCSIQRLDRSAAGFALATDAGIIDADTVICATGMRSTLPAVLGPSGLADADERLRLPAHDRVWVCGDLARYPHPRYGRISVPHWDTARAAGAHVAASILGATERFVREPYWFSDIAGTRVQQVGVPQAAQDWADDGDATIGYDADGRPVCVVLVNAPTRLHEARRLLAA; from the coding sequence ATGACCCGCCGCGAGCATGTGGTCGTGGTGGGCAACGGCGTGGCCGGGTTTGCCTGCGCGCGTGGCCTCCACGATGCCGGCGTCGACGTGACGCTTGTGGGGCCGGGCCTCCCGTACGACCGGCCGCCGCTTTCCAAGCGGGCGCTCACCGATGGCGGCGCGTCGCCACTGGCGACGATCGATGGGCTCCGCGCCCTGGGGATCCGGCACGTCGACGGCCTCGCGTCCGACCCCGCGACGGCCCGGCGCAGGGTGACCGTGCATACCGCCGAGGGTGCGTCGCTCGACATCGCCTACGACCACCTCGTCTGGGCGACCGGTCTGCGCTCCGCTCGCCCCCCCATCCCCGGCATCGAGCATGCGCACGGAAACTCGCATCCGGCAGATCTCGAGCAGCTGATCCCGCGCCTGAGCACGCCGCGCCGGCGCGTGGTCGTGATCGGCGCCGGGCTGATCGGAACGGAGACCGCCGCAACGCTCGCCCAGGCCCATCGAGTCACGCTGGTGGACGTGGACGCGCGTCCGCTGGGGCGTCTGCATCCGCGCATCTCGAGCGCTGCGTCGGCCGCGCTGCACCGGCGGGGCGTGCGATTTCTCGGTTCGTGCAGCATCCAGAGGCTCGATCGGTCGGCGGCCGGGTTTGCGCTCGCGACCGACGCCGGCATCATCGACGCCGACACCGTCATATGCGCGACCGGCATGCGCAGCACGCTTCCCGCCGTGCTCGGGCCATCGGGCCTCGCGGACGCCGACGAGCGGCTGCGGCTTCCTGCCCACGACCGCGTCTGGGTGTGTGGCGACCTCGCCCGCTATCCGCACCCGAGATACGGTCGGATCTCCGTGCCGCACTGGGACACGGCGCGAGCGGCCGGCGCCCACGTCGCGGCATCGATCCTCGGCGCCACCGAGCGGTTCGTGCGAGAGCCGTACTGGTTCTCGGACATCGCCGGAACCCGAGTTCAGCAGGTCGGCGTCCCCCAGGCGGCTCAGGACTGGGCCGACGACGGAGACGCCACGATCGGATACGACGCGGACGGGCGGCCGGTCTGCGTCGTCCTCGTAAACGCACCGACCCGCCTGCACGAAGCACGCAGGCTGCTCGCTGCCTGA
- a CDS encoding FAD:protein FMN transferase: MALTRTTTAWRWHATGTTWQIHHTGGVDAAMAQRAAAAVAEDEARWSRFLPDSVTSRITRGAGGPVSVDGPTLDLIEACLFWAAETDGVFQPLVGGAMSRWGYGRSIDRYACGVPDSPADSPVRGVPTLDRERSTVSIPAGTALDLGGIAKSWMARRIADRLLAWCEDPFLLVDAGGDLVAARGEHLVAVENPARPPAALATVTLPDGHGVATSGYGRRRWVNGDGIKAHHLIDPHTGHPGPLTHATVVADDPVRADVLAKTLALRPLRIRELTDPALVIVDGRRRTTPRWIEVTR, from the coding sequence ATGGCTCTCACACGAACAACGACCGCCTGGCGATGGCATGCGACCGGGACGACATGGCAGATCCACCACACCGGCGGAGTGGACGCTGCAATGGCCCAGCGCGCCGCGGCCGCCGTCGCAGAGGACGAAGCCCGGTGGTCGCGGTTCCTCCCCGACAGCGTGACGTCGAGGATCACTCGAGGCGCCGGCGGCCCGGTCAGCGTGGACGGGCCCACGCTCGATCTGATCGAGGCGTGTCTGTTCTGGGCCGCGGAGACGGATGGAGTGTTCCAGCCGCTGGTCGGCGGCGCCATGTCGCGGTGGGGCTATGGCAGGAGCATCGATCGGTACGCCTGCGGGGTTCCCGACAGCCCTGCGGACAGCCCCGTGCGGGGAGTCCCCACGCTCGACCGTGAACGCAGCACGGTGTCGATTCCGGCAGGGACGGCGCTGGATCTCGGCGGAATCGCAAAGAGCTGGATGGCTCGACGCATCGCCGACCGTTTGCTCGCCTGGTGCGAAGATCCTTTCCTGCTCGTCGACGCGGGTGGCGACCTTGTCGCCGCGCGGGGGGAGCACCTGGTCGCGGTCGAGAACCCCGCCCGCCCGCCGGCCGCCCTCGCGACCGTGACCCTTCCAGACGGGCATGGCGTCGCCACCTCGGGCTACGGACGCAGGCGGTGGGTCAACGGCGACGGCATCAAGGCCCACCATCTGATCGACCCGCACACCGGGCACCCGGGACCCTTGACGCACGCGACCGTCGTCGCCGACGACCCGGTACGAGCCGACGTCCTGGCCAAGACGCTCGCGCTGCGCCCGCTCCGTATTCGCGAGCTGACCGACCCCGCGCTGGTGATCGTGGACGGGCGCCGGCGCACCACCCCGCGCTGGATCGAGGTGACGCGGTGA
- a CDS encoding HAMP domain-containing sensor histidine kinase, with translation MRPHLAIRTRFALVTAALALGVLSAGMLTVYLIERHQVDQTLRGDARTAARDLARAREREARDAAGSRPGGSPTQRLEPGSPAPPAETDENPGSPSEPPAGGAGPPAGSDENPGSSSEPPAGGASGDAAAAGSPVGESQAADVTVATSRQAPEADDDVVRGYLTARAGSDQLLISVGDDGRILANRAAARALVGRRSPRPGTVSSVDLQGQQYVVAAERAFRGEAIAAVPVAEAEAQVHRLLVAMLIVCALALLPATMLAWWAARRALSPLSGIAKKASRVADGDLTVRIGAVTTHDEIAEVSLAIDAMLDRLQAAFDAQQRFVHDASHELRTPLTIARGHLETALPPDADPELRNAVAVALAEIDRMAGLVDGLLGLARGEHAESATAVDVGDVVRRAVGRSRVLGDRAWTVAVSGVLVVHADRDALEQVLLNLIRNAVTHTGTGDAIAVEAARRDDHVTIEVRDAGEGIDPAVLPHLFDRFVRADTARTRVTGGTGLGLAICREIVERLGGAIRAENLPGGGARFTVDLPAADPVRAFSPASHV, from the coding sequence ATGAGACCGCATCTCGCTATACGCACCCGGTTTGCCCTCGTGACGGCCGCACTCGCGCTCGGCGTCCTTTCCGCCGGCATGCTGACCGTCTATCTGATCGAACGGCACCAGGTCGACCAGACGCTCCGGGGAGACGCTCGGACAGCTGCACGGGACCTCGCGCGGGCGCGTGAGCGCGAGGCTCGCGATGCCGCCGGCTCACGGCCGGGAGGATCGCCGACCCAACGACTGGAACCGGGCTCGCCCGCGCCGCCGGCCGAGACCGATGAGAATCCGGGCAGCCCATCGGAGCCACCCGCCGGAGGAGCCGGCCCGCCGGCCGGGTCAGATGAGAATCCGGGCAGCTCGTCGGAGCCACCCGCCGGAGGAGCGTCAGGTGACGCTGCTGCGGCCGGCTCGCCGGTTGGAGAGTCTCAGGCCGCCGACGTCACGGTCGCCACCTCCCGGCAGGCGCCGGAAGCAGATGACGACGTCGTACGCGGCTACCTCACGGCCAGGGCCGGGTCGGACCAGCTGCTGATCAGCGTCGGCGACGACGGCCGCATCCTCGCCAACCGTGCCGCTGCGCGGGCCCTTGTCGGCCGTCGTTCGCCCCGGCCCGGCACGGTCTCCTCGGTCGACCTCCAGGGACAGCAGTACGTCGTCGCAGCCGAGCGTGCCTTCAGGGGCGAGGCGATCGCCGCGGTCCCGGTGGCCGAGGCCGAGGCGCAGGTTCACCGGTTGCTGGTGGCGATGCTGATCGTCTGCGCGCTTGCCCTGCTGCCGGCCACGATGCTCGCCTGGTGGGCCGCGCGGCGGGCGCTCTCGCCGCTCTCGGGGATCGCCAAGAAGGCCTCGCGCGTTGCGGACGGCGATCTCACGGTCCGCATCGGCGCGGTGACGACGCATGACGAGATCGCCGAGGTGTCGCTGGCGATCGACGCGATGCTGGATCGCCTGCAGGCGGCCTTCGACGCGCAACAGCGGTTCGTTCACGACGCGTCGCACGAGCTGCGCACTCCCTTGACCATCGCGCGCGGCCACCTCGAGACGGCCCTGCCACCTGACGCGGACCCGGAGCTCAGAAACGCGGTCGCCGTTGCGCTGGCCGAGATCGACCGGATGGCCGGCCTCGTCGACGGCCTCCTGGGACTGGCCCGCGGCGAGCATGCGGAGAGCGCGACGGCGGTCGATGTGGGAGACGTGGTTCGGCGGGCGGTCGGCCGTTCGCGGGTGCTCGGAGACCGCGCGTGGACGGTGGCGGTATCCGGGGTGCTCGTCGTCCATGCCGACCGCGACGCACTCGAGCAGGTGCTGCTCAACCTCATCCGCAACGCGGTGACGCACACCGGCACCGGAGATGCGATCGCGGTTGAGGCAGCCCGGCGGGACGACCACGTCACGATCGAGGTCCGCGATGCCGGCGAGGGCATCGACCCCGCGGTGTTGCCCCACCTGTTCGACCGGTTCGTCCGCGCCGACACGGCGCGAACGCGCGTGACGGGCGGCACGGGGCTTGGGCTCGCCATCTGCCGGGAGATCGTCGAACGCCTGGGCGGCGCGATCCGGGCGGAGAACCTCCCCGGCGGCGGTGCCCGCTTCACGGTCGATCTGCCCGCGGCCGACCCGGTGAGAGCTTTCTCACCGGCGTCTCACGTCTGA
- a CDS encoding response regulator transcription factor, translating to MNVLVVEDEPLITSFLERGLRSEGYAVTSVDRGDVALDAFSATQPDMVVLDVMLPGIDGFDVLAAIRASDPGVPVILLTARGEIADRVRGLDLGATDYMLKPFAFAELTARIRAHTRPAHQTATGDARVLEAGGLRLDLLTREADAGGEDIPLSAREFALLAYLMRHPGQVLSRSQILNGVWGYTFDPRSNLVDVYIGYLRRKLGAAGAAIETVRGMGYRLSRRT from the coding sequence ATGAACGTGTTGGTTGTCGAGGATGAGCCGCTGATCACGTCGTTTCTCGAGCGCGGCCTACGATCCGAGGGGTATGCGGTGACCTCGGTGGATCGCGGAGACGTCGCGCTCGATGCGTTCTCCGCGACGCAGCCGGACATGGTCGTCCTGGACGTCATGCTCCCCGGGATCGACGGCTTCGACGTCCTGGCGGCGATCCGCGCCTCGGATCCCGGGGTCCCTGTGATCCTGCTGACCGCGCGGGGCGAGATCGCGGACCGCGTCCGCGGCCTCGATCTCGGCGCCACCGACTACATGCTGAAGCCCTTCGCATTCGCCGAGCTCACGGCGCGAATCCGCGCGCACACGCGGCCGGCCCACCAGACGGCGACCGGGGACGCCCGCGTGCTCGAGGCCGGCGGCCTGCGACTCGATCTCCTCACACGCGAGGCCGACGCCGGCGGCGAGGACATCCCCCTGTCGGCACGCGAGTTCGCGCTTCTCGCCTACCTGATGCGCCATCCGGGACAGGTGCTCTCGCGCTCGCAGATCCTGAACGGGGTCTGGGGGTACACCTTCGACCCGCGATCGAATCTGGTCGACGTCTACATCGGCTACCTCCGCCGAAAGCTGGGAGCAGCGGGTGCGGCGATCGAGACGGTGCGCGGGATGGGATACCGGCTCTCGCGTCGCACGTGA
- a CDS encoding lysylphosphatidylglycerol synthase transmembrane domain-containing protein — translation MTDSLESLRSAILAYGDRFGDTHVLPLVIALTLHIASLLVRSGVWCGILRAAFPDREVKYRDATGAYLVGAGANGIAPLRGGDLVRLYTIRRALPGVSHATVISTLIAETAFGAVVVAAMAVATVALGWLPPLVRLPDSRAFEFSFYAAHWAVVASILVVAALITVLTAEWIGHHLAGLSRRIWQGLWIVRSPGRFARVVAIPQLFDWTLRVATAYALLAAFGLPAALRLALLVVVIDSVSTALPFTPGGVGAQQGLLVFALGGAATSSQVLAFSIGSQAVILALNLVLGMAAAFMVFGHIRLDSLHRDAHRWAGRQSSTQKG, via the coding sequence GTGACTGATTCTCTCGAATCGCTGCGCAGCGCGATCCTCGCGTACGGCGACCGGTTCGGCGACACGCATGTGCTGCCGCTGGTCATCGCTCTGACCCTTCACATCGCCAGCCTGCTGGTGCGCTCGGGCGTCTGGTGCGGCATCCTGCGTGCGGCGTTTCCGGATCGCGAGGTGAAGTACCGCGATGCGACTGGGGCCTATCTCGTCGGAGCGGGCGCGAATGGCATAGCGCCACTGCGCGGCGGCGACCTGGTGCGGCTCTACACCATACGGCGCGCACTTCCGGGCGTGTCGCATGCCACCGTCATCTCGACGCTGATCGCGGAGACGGCGTTCGGTGCCGTGGTCGTTGCCGCGATGGCGGTGGCCACCGTGGCGCTCGGCTGGCTTCCACCGCTCGTACGCCTGCCGGATTCCAGGGCGTTCGAGTTCTCCTTCTACGCCGCGCACTGGGCCGTTGTCGCGTCGATTCTCGTCGTCGCCGCGCTCATCACCGTGCTCACCGCCGAATGGATCGGGCACCATCTGGCCGGCCTTTCCCGGAGGATCTGGCAAGGACTCTGGATCGTTCGCTCTCCCGGGCGGTTCGCCCGCGTCGTTGCGATCCCGCAGCTGTTCGACTGGACTCTGCGCGTCGCAACCGCCTATGCGCTCCTCGCCGCGTTCGGCCTTCCCGCCGCCCTCCGGCTTGCGCTCCTCGTCGTCGTCATCGATTCCGTGTCGACCGCACTGCCCTTCACCCCGGGTGGCGTCGGCGCTCAGCAGGGGCTGCTCGTCTTTGCGCTCGGTGGCGCGGCCACATCGAGCCAGGTGCTCGCGTTCTCGATCGGGAGCCAGGCGGTCATCCTCGCACTCAACCTTGTGCTCGGTATGGCGGCGGCGTTCATGGTCTTCGGTCACATCCGCCTGGACTCGCTGCACCGCGACGCGCATCGCTGGGCCGGCCGCCAGTCGTCCACGCAGAAGGGGTAG